A portion of the Streptomyces sp. NBC_01335 genome contains these proteins:
- the metG gene encoding methionine--tRNA ligase, with translation MARHLVTSALPYINGIKHLGNMVGSMLPADVYSRYLRQRGHDVLYICATDEHGTPAELAAKAAGVSVAEFCGQAHDAQKAVYDGFQLAFDYFGRSSSQQNVEITQHFARQLHKNGFIEERVIRQVYSPVDGRFLPDRYVEGTCPHCGYDKARGDQCENCTRVLDPTDLLNPRSAISGSTELEVRETKHLFLLQSKLQREVEAWVALHEAQWPQLSSSIARKWLTEGLHDRAITRDLDWGVPVPTDTWPELAAEGKVFYVWFDAPIEYIGATKEWSDAGPDGETRDWKSWWYEADDTVRYTQFMAKDNVPFHTVMFPATELGVREPWKKVDVVKGFNWLTYYGGKFSTSQKRGIFTDAALEMLPADYWRYFLIANAPESDDSSFTWEHFAATVNKDLADTLGNFVNRVLSFSRKRFGDDVPAGNAAGEAEARLGEEIARLLAEYEEHMEALQYRKAGAALRALWSAGNSYLEEKAPWLEIKTDPEGAALTLRTAMNLIHLYAIVSEPFIPASAAAMRGAFALESDTATWVTAEQATSLDAVPAGTPFTVPPVLFAKITAEDLESYRERFGGADV, from the coding sequence ATGGCTCGACACCTGGTAACCAGCGCGCTTCCCTACATCAACGGGATCAAGCACCTGGGCAACATGGTCGGGTCGATGCTTCCGGCGGATGTGTACTCCCGGTACCTCCGCCAGCGTGGCCACGACGTCCTGTACATCTGCGCGACCGACGAGCACGGGACACCGGCCGAGCTGGCGGCCAAGGCGGCCGGAGTGTCGGTGGCGGAGTTCTGCGGGCAGGCCCACGACGCGCAGAAGGCCGTGTACGACGGCTTCCAGCTCGCCTTCGACTACTTCGGACGCAGTTCTTCGCAGCAGAACGTCGAGATCACGCAGCACTTCGCGCGCCAGCTGCACAAGAACGGCTTCATCGAGGAACGTGTGATCCGCCAGGTGTACTCGCCGGTCGACGGCCGTTTCCTGCCGGACCGGTATGTCGAGGGCACCTGCCCGCACTGCGGCTACGACAAGGCCCGCGGCGACCAGTGCGAGAACTGCACTCGCGTCCTCGACCCGACCGACCTGCTGAACCCCCGTTCGGCGATCAGTGGCTCCACGGAGCTGGAGGTCCGCGAGACCAAGCACCTGTTCCTGCTCCAGTCCAAGCTTCAGCGCGAGGTCGAGGCGTGGGTCGCGCTCCACGAGGCGCAGTGGCCGCAGCTGTCCTCCTCCATCGCCCGCAAGTGGCTGACCGAGGGCCTGCACGACCGCGCCATCACCCGTGACTTGGACTGGGGCGTCCCGGTTCCGACCGACACCTGGCCGGAGCTCGCGGCCGAGGGCAAGGTCTTCTACGTCTGGTTCGACGCCCCGATCGAGTACATCGGCGCGACGAAGGAGTGGTCGGACGCTGGCCCAGATGGCGAGACCCGCGACTGGAAGTCGTGGTGGTACGAGGCCGACGACACCGTGCGCTACACCCAGTTCATGGCCAAGGACAACGTCCCGTTCCACACGGTGATGTTCCCGGCCACCGAACTCGGCGTCCGCGAGCCGTGGAAGAAGGTCGACGTCGTCAAGGGATTCAACTGGCTCACGTACTACGGCGGCAAGTTCTCCACCTCCCAGAAGCGAGGCATCTTCACCGACGCCGCGCTGGAGATGCTGCCGGCGGACTACTGGCGCTACTTCCTGATCGCCAACGCCCCCGAGTCCGACGACTCCTCCTTCACCTGGGAGCACTTCGCCGCCACGGTCAACAAGGACCTCGCCGACACCCTCGGCAACTTCGTCAACCGCGTGCTGTCCTTCTCCCGCAAGCGCTTCGGGGACGACGTCCCTGCGGGCAACGCGGCAGGCGAGGCGGAAGCGCGGCTGGGCGAGGAGATCGCGCGGCTTCTGGCCGAGTACGAGGAGCACATGGAGGCCCTCCAGTACCGCAAGGCAGGGGCGGCGCTGCGGGCCCTGTGGTCGGCAGGTAACTCCTACCTGGAGGAGAAGGCCCCCTGGCTGGAGATCAAGACCGACCCGGAGGGTGCGGCCCTGACCCTGCGTACAGCGATGAATCTCATCCACCTCTACGCGATCGTCTCCGAGCCGTTCATCCCCGCCTCGGCCGCCGCCATGCGCGGTGCCTTCGCCCTGGAGAGCGACACCGCGACCTGGGTGACCGCCGAGCAGGCCACGTCCCTGGACGCTGTCCCGGCCGGCACCCCGTTCACCGTGCCGCCGGTGCTCTTCGCGAAGATCACGGCGGAGGACCTGGAGTCCTACCGCGAGCGCTTCGGCGGAGCCGACGTCTGA
- a CDS encoding transposase family protein yields the protein MSQRGSALLEDLFALCRRRRHHREHQRDRSPSPHPGEGQPGHQAFVSGKKEQNAIKTTLFSERRGRALSIGIVRQGRIHDQAAVRTDGIAEQFHQHPDAKAEVDAGYRRLASELPDQVSAPPNNPSDNACAETTLPGANSVAASPPSGSVWNTPTPSNAVALQRAPGAVKPTRHPTWRSPH from the coding sequence ATCTCCCAGCGCGGATCCGCTCTTCTGGAGGACCTGTTCGCACTATGCCGACGCCGAAGGCATCACCGTGAGCACCAACGGGACCGAAGTCCAAGTCCCCATCCTGGGGAGGGACAGCCGGGTCACCAGGCATTCGTTTCGGGCAAGAAGGAGCAGAACGCCATCAAGACCACCCTCTTCAGTGAACGCCGGGGCCGCGCCCTCTCCATCGGCATCGTGCGCCAGGGTCGCATACACGATCAAGCTGCGGTGCGCACCGACGGCATCGCCGAGCAGTTCCACCAGCATCCCGACGCGAAAGCCGAGGTGGACGCGGGCTACCGCAGGCTGGCCAGCGAGTTACCCGACCAGGTCAGCGCCCCGCCGAACAATCCCTCCGACAACGCATGCGCCGAGACAACCCTGCCTGGCGCGAACAGCGTCGCCGCCAGCCCTCCCAGCGGATCTGTGTGGAACACACCGACGCCGAGTAACGCTGTGGCACTCCAGCGTGCACCGGGCGCCGTGAAGCCTACGCGCCACCCCACCTGGCGATCGCCTCACTAG
- the fxsT gene encoding FxSxx-COOH system tetratricopeptide repeat protein: MNTPRQFGLLIRFALDTLGERNAHHEFEQLCLDVARRVLVSNLAPATGPVGSGGDQGRDAESFWTDLAGAPSPVSAFARLASGEKVVLACTMQKDNVPAKIRRDMASICGQGSPVQRVLYFTVAPVTVGTRHKLEDEARDAHRVELDIFDAALLTQFLTDPDLYFLAERYLGLPPLPGMSEASVSDLSVAVPEDSVEHRIRGRGALLTALEERVAHVGGRLVLCGVGGSGKSTVALALSRRVAAERRVWWVDATTPAAFVEALREVAVQAGVERVVARDVWRNHEAARDVLWDVLNNANAGRWLLVVDNADDPAVVRDWIRQPVAGNTVVVTSRDQDPGSWWTSAAVHPVVPISEAQGAAMLRELAPGAGSEGEAVRLARRLGGLPLALLLVGKYLAMTSSDLTLPESEAPQTFAACWEALDAEFAEAVAALPHDPHGPLAHTWEMSLDLLEKRGTAAARPLFRLISFFAPEPLPAALLRRSVLAATNDFTGLSSSALDAAVRGLLGCGLLHRRRFEGHGSTLETLVVHPLVREITRTQPAAIEAAPVYSTLSVALLAMVAKGLDPAAPANWPLWRLLLPHCVHVAADMKHAAALEYQMRGELAARAAVYAQQSGQWAVAEVQFSHALTAYARTAPDDNPRTVLATRHNFALLKRDQGRLDEAEADFSDVLRTATRVLGPDHETSLTARHELIRIILQRGDVAGAHTEFSRLVPHLTVVLGPEHLTTLAARHELARALRGQGNLAEARSAFEQLIRDMANALGNTSPAMLAARHELADLLLELGESEQALNEFVATLHLERQTLGHDHPSTLVTRHNLSYALLDLGLFDEAEVELRDIHATWTRIAPRGHTSSYRAQGTLAGLLTATGRPAEAEEHFRAAAEALAAAFGPAHSEAVEACLGYAGTLRLLDRQTEAQAALRSLLTAVLASHGTCHPSLLVVRRHLADVYFELHQDTAAEHQLRLLAEAQSDVLGPGHPDTLRTLGQAAAVALRQGRVGLASRELGAVVEPLASHLGSDDEDTLSVRLNLAYAHLLLGELAAAEQQLTQVVVVYENGCRAPDELLASAQDLQRQLD; the protein is encoded by the coding sequence GTGAACACTCCCAGGCAGTTCGGTCTGTTGATCCGGTTCGCCCTGGACACTCTTGGGGAGCGCAACGCGCACCACGAGTTCGAGCAGCTCTGCCTGGACGTGGCTCGGCGGGTGCTCGTGAGCAATCTAGCGCCAGCGACAGGTCCCGTGGGTAGCGGGGGCGATCAGGGCCGGGATGCCGAGAGTTTCTGGACGGACCTTGCCGGGGCTCCGTCGCCGGTCTCGGCTTTCGCCCGGCTGGCCTCCGGGGAGAAGGTCGTCTTGGCCTGCACGATGCAGAAGGACAACGTCCCGGCCAAGATCAGAAGGGATATGGCGTCGATCTGCGGCCAGGGTAGCCCCGTACAGCGCGTGCTGTACTTCACGGTGGCCCCGGTGACGGTCGGCACGCGACACAAGCTGGAGGACGAGGCACGCGATGCCCACCGGGTTGAGCTGGACATCTTCGATGCGGCCCTACTGACACAGTTCCTGACCGACCCCGATCTCTACTTCCTGGCCGAGCGATATCTGGGTCTTCCGCCGCTGCCAGGCATGAGTGAAGCCTCCGTCAGTGACCTGTCGGTGGCGGTGCCCGAGGACTCGGTCGAGCACCGGATCCGCGGGCGAGGTGCGCTGCTGACCGCGTTGGAGGAGCGGGTAGCTCACGTCGGAGGCCGGTTGGTCTTGTGCGGGGTAGGCGGCAGCGGTAAGAGCACGGTCGCGCTGGCGCTTTCTCGACGGGTCGCCGCCGAGCGGAGGGTGTGGTGGGTTGACGCCACGACCCCAGCCGCCTTCGTGGAGGCGCTGCGTGAGGTCGCCGTGCAAGCAGGGGTGGAGCGTGTCGTGGCGCGCGACGTGTGGCGCAACCACGAGGCCGCCCGGGATGTGCTGTGGGACGTTCTGAACAACGCGAACGCCGGGCGCTGGCTGTTGGTTGTCGACAACGCCGACGACCCAGCTGTGGTGCGGGACTGGATCAGGCAGCCGGTCGCTGGGAACACGGTGGTAGTGACGAGCCGCGACCAAGACCCCGGCTCCTGGTGGACGTCGGCGGCGGTCCACCCCGTCGTCCCGATCTCCGAGGCCCAGGGCGCCGCGATGCTGCGTGAACTGGCTCCTGGTGCCGGTTCCGAGGGCGAGGCAGTACGCCTGGCACGGCGGTTGGGCGGCCTGCCCCTCGCCCTGCTGCTCGTGGGGAAGTACCTGGCGATGACCAGCAGTGACCTGACGCTTCCTGAGTCGGAGGCCCCTCAGACGTTCGCCGCATGCTGGGAAGCACTGGACGCGGAGTTCGCCGAGGCGGTCGCAGCGCTGCCGCACGATCCACACGGCCCGCTGGCCCATACGTGGGAGATGTCACTGGATCTGCTGGAAAAGCGGGGCACAGCTGCCGCACGGCCGCTGTTCCGGCTGATCTCGTTCTTCGCACCTGAGCCGCTGCCAGCCGCCCTGCTCCGCAGGAGCGTGCTCGCCGCCACAAACGATTTCACGGGATTGTCGTCGTCTGCGCTCGATGCGGCCGTACGTGGCCTGCTGGGGTGTGGCCTGCTGCACCGTCGACGCTTCGAGGGGCATGGTTCGACGCTAGAGACTCTGGTCGTCCACCCGCTCGTTCGAGAGATCACCCGCACCCAGCCGGCCGCCATTGAAGCGGCACCGGTGTACTCGACTCTGTCGGTCGCCCTTCTCGCGATGGTGGCGAAGGGGCTCGATCCGGCCGCCCCGGCGAACTGGCCCCTCTGGCGATTGTTGCTGCCGCACTGTGTCCACGTCGCGGCAGACATGAAGCACGCTGCTGCGCTGGAGTACCAGATGCGCGGCGAACTCGCGGCGCGGGCGGCTGTGTACGCGCAACAGTCAGGCCAGTGGGCAGTGGCGGAGGTGCAGTTCAGCCACGCCCTGACCGCCTACGCACGAACCGCTCCCGACGACAACCCTAGGACCGTCCTGGCGACAAGGCACAACTTCGCCTTGCTAAAGCGTGATCAAGGCCGTCTCGACGAAGCAGAGGCAGACTTCAGTGACGTCCTGCGCACAGCTACCCGGGTCCTCGGTCCAGATCACGAAACTAGCTTGACCGCGCGCCACGAACTGATCCGCATCATCCTTCAGCGGGGAGACGTCGCGGGTGCGCACACGGAATTCTCAAGACTCGTTCCGCATCTGACCGTCGTCCTTGGTCCCGAGCATCTGACCACCCTCGCTGCACGCCACGAACTCGCCAGAGCGCTGCGCGGCCAAGGCAACCTTGCCGAGGCCCGCAGCGCGTTCGAGCAGCTGATCCGCGACATGGCGAATGCGTTGGGCAACACATCTCCCGCGATGCTCGCCGCCCGCCATGAACTGGCAGACCTGCTTCTCGAACTTGGCGAGAGCGAGCAGGCCCTCAACGAGTTCGTGGCAACACTCCACCTAGAAAGACAGACGCTGGGCCACGATCACCCGAGCACCCTGGTCACCCGGCACAACCTCAGCTACGCGCTTCTGGATCTGGGTCTGTTCGACGAGGCGGAGGTTGAGCTGCGTGACATTCACGCGACGTGGACCCGTATCGCCCCCCGAGGGCACACGTCCTCCTACCGGGCCCAGGGCACTCTCGCCGGGCTGCTCACCGCGACAGGAAGGCCCGCCGAGGCTGAGGAACACTTCCGGGCGGCGGCCGAGGCATTGGCGGCCGCGTTTGGTCCTGCGCATTCGGAGGCGGTCGAGGCTTGCCTGGGTTACGCCGGAACCCTTCGGCTACTCGACAGACAGACCGAGGCTCAGGCTGCGCTGAGGTCCCTGTTGACCGCTGTCCTTGCCTCCCACGGCACCTGCCATCCCAGCCTGCTCGTGGTACGCCGGCACCTTGCGGACGTGTACTTCGAGCTACACCAGGACACCGCCGCGGAGCATCAGCTGCGGTTGCTGGCTGAGGCGCAGAGCGACGTCCTGGGCCCCGGGCACCCTGACACCTTGAGAACCCTCGGCCAGGCGGCAGCGGTCGCTCTCCGTCAGGGTCGGGTTGGCCTCGCCTCCCGCGAACTGGGCGCCGTGGTCGAGCCATTGGCCTCGCACCTCGGCAGCGACGACGAGGACACCTTGAGCGTGCGGCTGAACCTGGCCTACGCGCATCTGCTCCTCGGTGAACTTGCAGCGGCAGAACAGCAGCTGACCCAGGTCGTGGTGGTGTACGAGAACGGTTGTCGCGCCCCGGACGAGCTGCTGGCCTCTGCACAGGACCTGCAACGTCAACTGGACTGA
- a CDS encoding DNA-binding protein codes for MDHLFTVAGQTATPISRTGLAAESLLERQHLQEWVIAHPQVLGESVLVVTAEYDRWADTDGVPARDRLDVLGLDATGRLVVVELKRGTADRDVHLQAITYAALVSRFDLGTLAQAHRDFLSRRGQDLDIDACKQRLLDHVDREWSPELLQRPRQVIIAADFPKQVTHSVVWLSEMSLDIDLIQVGLWKVEGHLVAGFTKVYPTPEVEEFTLAPARVEGEAAAKKLQERSRSRNAVHVLVGAGLLPDGTRLRLTPRHGAPESIRNAIHSWVEKDISRATVTWTNSTAKPLIWDADGASYSPTGLANHIFTSVTSRTADGIQGTTWWDVDTDHVPADVDPEEWATLAGIDLTGLARQLNGTRKDWTGLHTLLGTVPAGRWTTYGDVAAVVGSHAVPVGTHLATCGQCPNPWRVLNVAGRVSKGFQWPDQTRTDTPADVLIAEGVRFNGDAADPETRLRRDALRQLLDS; via the coding sequence GTGGATCATCTCTTCACCGTCGCCGGCCAGACGGCCACGCCGATATCGCGCACTGGGCTGGCCGCGGAAAGTCTTCTTGAGCGGCAGCACCTTCAGGAGTGGGTGATCGCCCACCCACAGGTGCTCGGGGAGTCGGTGCTCGTGGTCACCGCGGAGTACGACCGGTGGGCCGATACGGACGGAGTGCCGGCGCGCGACCGGTTGGACGTTCTGGGGCTGGACGCGACCGGCCGCCTCGTCGTGGTCGAGCTAAAGCGCGGCACGGCCGACCGCGACGTACACCTCCAGGCGATCACCTACGCCGCTCTGGTGTCCCGGTTCGACCTCGGCACCCTGGCCCAGGCGCACCGCGACTTCCTGTCGCGAAGGGGGCAGGACCTCGACATCGACGCGTGCAAGCAGCGTCTGCTCGACCATGTGGACAGGGAGTGGAGCCCGGAGCTGCTCCAACGCCCCCGCCAAGTGATCATCGCCGCCGACTTCCCCAAGCAGGTCACCCACTCCGTGGTCTGGCTGTCGGAGATGAGCCTCGACATCGACCTCATCCAGGTGGGCCTGTGGAAGGTGGAGGGTCACCTCGTCGCCGGATTCACCAAGGTCTATCCGACCCCGGAGGTCGAGGAGTTCACGCTCGCACCGGCTCGGGTCGAAGGCGAGGCGGCGGCCAAGAAGCTGCAGGAACGCTCACGCTCGCGCAACGCCGTACACGTCCTCGTCGGAGCGGGCTTGCTGCCGGACGGAACACGGCTGCGGCTGACTCCGCGCCACGGTGCCCCGGAATCCATCCGCAACGCCATCCACTCGTGGGTGGAAAAGGACATCAGCCGAGCAACGGTCACCTGGACCAACAGCACCGCCAAGCCGCTGATCTGGGACGCCGATGGCGCGTCCTATTCACCGACTGGGCTCGCCAACCACATCTTTACGAGCGTGACGAGTCGCACCGCCGACGGCATACAGGGAACAACATGGTGGGACGTCGACACCGACCACGTGCCCGCTGATGTCGACCCCGAAGAATGGGCCACACTGGCGGGGATCGACCTGACAGGTCTGGCCAGGCAGCTCAACGGCACCCGCAAAGACTGGACGGGGCTGCACACCCTGCTGGGCACCGTGCCCGCCGGGCGGTGGACCACCTACGGAGACGTAGCTGCAGTGGTCGGCAGCCATGCCGTCCCGGTCGGTACCCATCTGGCGACCTGCGGCCAATGCCCCAACCCCTGGCGCGTCCTCAATGTGGCAGGGCGCGTCAGCAAAGGCTTCCAGTGGCCCGATCAGACGCGCACGGACACACCTGCAGACGTCCTGATCGCCGAAGGAGTCCGGTTCAACGGGGACGCCGCTGATCCGGAAACGCGCCTGCGTCGGGACGCTCTGCGGCAACTGCTCGACAGCTGA
- a CDS encoding Pr6Pr family membrane protein, with translation MTAAPKTATLPRPRAEDAFLRGARTPRRTAAVLRALVCAAAICGLTIELATTGAPLELLSRFTFQANLLTAGVFGWSAFRSWTGRGSAAPHLTGGVLLVAVIIGLVYHLIMTDNSFGYSAAGAPDAPATGTRAVSEQLLHTVLPVAVTLDWLLLTPARTLRLRFLPLWLFSALTYLGFVLARGALLSPDAGPRYPYPFLDVDTYGFPEVLAHAFALSLLLVVLATLLIALDHVRPRPRLRVRHRTGPRR, from the coding sequence ATGACCGCCGCCCCGAAAACCGCGACGCTGCCCAGGCCCCGGGCCGAGGACGCGTTCCTGCGGGGCGCCCGCACACCGCGTCGTACCGCCGCCGTGCTCCGGGCGCTGGTGTGCGCGGCGGCGATCTGCGGCCTCACGATCGAGCTGGCGACGACCGGTGCACCGCTGGAGCTGCTGAGCCGGTTCACCTTCCAGGCGAACCTCCTGACCGCCGGGGTCTTCGGCTGGTCGGCGTTCCGCTCCTGGACCGGCCGGGGATCTGCGGCCCCGCACCTGACGGGCGGCGTGCTCCTCGTCGCGGTGATCATCGGCCTGGTGTACCACCTGATCATGACCGACAACAGCTTCGGCTACTCCGCCGCCGGCGCCCCCGACGCCCCGGCCACGGGCACGCGCGCCGTCTCGGAACAGCTGCTGCACACGGTCCTGCCCGTGGCCGTGACCCTGGACTGGCTCCTGCTGACCCCGGCCCGGACGCTGCGCCTGCGCTTCCTGCCGCTGTGGCTGTTCTCCGCCCTGACCTACCTGGGCTTCGTCCTGGCCCGGGGCGCCCTGCTCTCCCCCGACGCCGGCCCCCGCTACCCGTACCCCTTTCTCGACGTGGACACCTACGGATTTCCGGAGGTCCTCGCCCACGCCTTCGCCCTCTCCCTGCTCCTCGTCGTCCTGGCCACCCTGCTCATCGCCCTGGACCACGTGCGCCCCCGCCCCCGGCTCCGGGTCCGGCACCGGACCGGGCCCCGCCGGTAA
- a CDS encoding metallophosphoesterase, with translation MRARYGVPLKVAAAGAAVGVAGLAYAAGFEARSFRLRRVTVPVLPPGARPLRVLQISDVHMVSGQRKKRAWLQSLAGLRPDFVVNTGDNLSDPEAVPELLDALGPLMELPGVYVFGSNDYYGPKLRNPVRYLKEKAAGKHGLNGNAPATNVVHNPWEPMRDAFDDAGWIGLSNTRGRLKLDGLDIAFTGLDDPHIKRDRYAEVSGGPETGADLSIGVVHAPYIRSLDAFTKDGYPLILAGHTHGGQLCIPFYGALVTNCDLDTDRVKGLSSHTADGNRAYLHVSAGCGTNRYTPVRFACPPEATLLTLTARA, from the coding sequence ATGCGCGCACGCTACGGAGTTCCCCTGAAAGTCGCTGCGGCCGGTGCGGCGGTCGGCGTCGCCGGCCTCGCCTACGCCGCAGGGTTCGAGGCCCGCTCGTTCCGCCTCCGCCGGGTGACCGTCCCGGTACTCCCGCCCGGGGCACGCCCGTTGCGCGTACTCCAGATCTCGGACGTCCACATGGTCAGCGGCCAGCGCAAGAAGCGCGCCTGGCTCCAGTCCCTGGCAGGGCTCCGCCCGGACTTCGTGGTCAACACCGGCGACAACCTCTCGGACCCCGAGGCGGTGCCCGAGCTGCTCGACGCGCTGGGGCCCCTCATGGAACTCCCCGGGGTGTACGTCTTCGGCTCGAACGACTACTACGGCCCCAAGCTCCGCAACCCGGTGCGCTATCTCAAGGAGAAGGCGGCGGGCAAGCACGGGCTCAACGGGAACGCCCCGGCTACGAACGTGGTCCACAACCCGTGGGAGCCGATGCGCGACGCCTTCGACGACGCGGGGTGGATCGGCCTCTCCAACACCCGGGGCCGGCTGAAGCTCGACGGCCTGGACATCGCGTTCACCGGCCTGGACGACCCCCACATCAAGCGCGACCGGTACGCCGAGGTCTCCGGCGGCCCCGAGACCGGCGCCGACCTCTCCATCGGTGTGGTCCACGCCCCGTACATCCGCTCGCTCGACGCGTTCACGAAGGACGGCTACCCGCTGATCCTGGCCGGTCACACGCACGGCGGACAGCTCTGCATCCCCTTCTACGGCGCGCTGGTCACCAACTGCGACCTGGACACGGACCGGGTGAAGGGCCTCTCCAGCCACACGGCCGACGGCAACCGGGCCTACCTCCACGTCTCGGCCGGCTGCGGTACGAACCGCTACACCCCGGTCCGCTTCGCCTGCCCCCCGGAGGCGACCCTGCTCACACTGACCGCGCGGGCCTGA
- a CDS encoding GatB/YqeY domain-containing protein: MTTLKSKLKEDLTTAMKARDELTSSTLRLTLTAITKEEVSGKTARELSDDEVQKVIAKEAKKRREAAEAFAQGGRTEQAEREKAEGELLDAYLPKQLSDEELDAIVVSAVAEAKAAGAEGPRAMGAVMKIVSPKVAGLAEGGRVAAAVKKSLAG; encoded by the coding sequence ATGACCACGCTCAAGTCCAAGCTCAAGGAAGACCTCACCACCGCCATGAAGGCGCGCGACGAGCTGACCTCGTCCACCCTTCGGCTGACCCTCACCGCGATCACCAAGGAGGAGGTGAGCGGGAAGACCGCTCGCGAACTCTCCGACGACGAGGTGCAGAAGGTCATCGCCAAGGAGGCGAAGAAGCGCCGCGAGGCGGCGGAGGCGTTCGCCCAGGGCGGCCGGACGGAGCAGGCCGAGCGGGAGAAGGCCGAGGGCGAGCTGCTCGACGCGTACCTGCCCAAGCAGCTTTCCGACGAGGAGCTCGACGCGATCGTCGTCTCCGCCGTGGCGGAGGCGAAGGCCGCCGGCGCCGAGGGCCCGCGTGCCATGGGCGCCGTGATGAAGATCGTCAGCCCGAAGGTCGCGGGTCTCGCCGAGGGCGGCCGGGTCGCCGCCGCGGTGAAGAAGTCCCTCGCGGGCTGA